A single region of the Mycobacterium avium subsp. avium genome encodes:
- a CDS encoding SDR family oxidoreductase, protein MRFENKVGIVTGSGGGIGQAYAEALAREGAAVVVADINAEAAEAVAKQIVADGGTAISVAVDVSDPESAKAMADRTLAEFGGIDYLVNNAAIFGGMKLDFLLTIDPEYYKKFMSVNLDGALWCTRAVYKKMTKRGGGAIVNQSSTAAWLYSNYYGLAKVGINGLTQQLSRELGGRNIRINAIAPGPIDTEANRTTTPKEMVDDIVKGLPLSRMGTPDDLVGMCLFLLSDEASWITGQIFNVDGGQIIRS, encoded by the coding sequence ATGCGATTCGAGAACAAAGTCGGCATCGTCACCGGATCCGGGGGCGGCATCGGGCAGGCGTACGCCGAGGCGCTGGCCCGCGAGGGCGCGGCGGTGGTGGTCGCCGACATCAACGCCGAGGCGGCCGAGGCCGTCGCCAAACAGATTGTCGCCGACGGCGGTACGGCCATCAGCGTCGCGGTCGACGTGTCCGACCCCGAGTCGGCCAAGGCGATGGCCGACCGCACCCTGGCCGAATTCGGCGGCATCGACTACCTGGTCAACAACGCCGCGATCTTCGGGGGCATGAAGCTGGACTTTTTGCTCACCATCGACCCGGAGTACTACAAGAAATTCATGAGCGTGAACCTCGACGGGGCGCTGTGGTGCACCCGCGCGGTGTACAAGAAGATGACCAAGCGCGGCGGCGGGGCGATCGTCAACCAGTCTTCCACCGCGGCCTGGCTGTATTCGAACTACTACGGCCTGGCCAAGGTCGGCATCAACGGCCTGACCCAGCAGCTGTCCCGCGAACTGGGCGGGCGCAACATCCGGATCAACGCGATCGCGCCCGGGCCCATCGACACCGAGGCCAACCGGACCACCACACCCAAAGAGATGGTCGACGACATCGTCAAGGGACTTCCGTTGTCGCGCATGGGAACTCCCGACGACCTGGTCGGCATGTGCCTGTTCCTGCTGTCCGACGAGGCGTCGTGGATCACCGGGCAGATCTTCAACGTCGACGGCGGGCAGATAATCCGATCATGA
- a CDS encoding NAD(P)-dependent oxidoreductase, giving the protein MTTNAAHTTEQLKLGYIGLGNMGAPMATRMTEWPGGVTVYDIRIEAMTPLAEAGATLADSVADVAAADLIHITVLNDAQVREVVGELAAHAKPGTVIAIHSTISDTTAVELARDLKARDIHIVDAPVSGGAAAAARGELATMVGADREVYERIKPAFKHWAAVVIHAGEPGAGTRMKLARNMLTFTSYAAACEAMKLAEAAGLDLQALGRVVRHTDALTGGPGAIMVRDNMKDLEPDNFLYQPFLHTRGLGEKDLSLALALGEAVSVDLPLARLAYEGLAAGLGVPHKEKEA; this is encoded by the coding sequence ATGACGACGAACGCGGCGCACACGACCGAGCAGCTGAAGCTCGGCTACATCGGGCTGGGCAATATGGGCGCGCCGATGGCCACCAGGATGACCGAATGGCCCGGCGGGGTAACGGTTTACGACATCCGGATCGAGGCGATGACGCCGCTGGCCGAGGCGGGCGCCACCCTTGCCGACAGCGTGGCCGACGTCGCCGCCGCCGACCTGATCCACATCACCGTGCTCAACGACGCCCAGGTGCGCGAGGTGGTCGGCGAGCTGGCCGCGCACGCCAAGCCCGGCACCGTCATCGCGATCCACTCGACCATCAGCGACACCACGGCCGTCGAACTGGCCCGCGATCTCAAGGCGCGGGACATTCACATCGTCGACGCCCCGGTCAGCGGCGGCGCGGCCGCCGCCGCCCGGGGTGAGCTCGCCACCATGGTGGGCGCCGACCGCGAGGTCTACGAGCGGATCAAGCCGGCGTTCAAACACTGGGCGGCGGTGGTCATCCACGCCGGTGAACCGGGTGCGGGAACCCGAATGAAGTTGGCCCGCAACATGTTGACGTTCACCTCGTATGCCGCAGCGTGCGAGGCGATGAAGTTGGCCGAGGCGGCCGGGCTGGACCTGCAGGCGCTGGGCCGGGTGGTGCGTCATACCGACGCGCTCACCGGCGGTCCGGGCGCGATCATGGTGCGCGACAACATGAAAGACCTCGAGCCGGACAACTTCCTCTACCAGCCGTTCTTGCACACCCGCGGCCTGGGGGAGAAGGATCTGAGCCTGGCGCTGGCGTTGGGTGAGGCGGTCTCGGTCGACCTGCCGCTGGCCCGGCTGGCGTACGAGGGACTGGCGGCCGGGCTCGGCGTGCCACACAAGGAGAAAGAGGCGTGA
- a CDS encoding carboxymuconolactone decarboxylase family protein: protein MDERRRKGLEKMNEVYGWEMPNVEGDAYFDLTVDHLFGSIWTRPGLSMRDKRIMTLTAVTAIGNRDLAEIQINAALLNGELTETELKEMAVFLTHYLGFPLGSALNGAVDAVVAKRRKAAAKGAGEDKKANVDAALKMHSGGERG from the coding sequence ATGGACGAACGGCGGCGCAAGGGCCTCGAGAAGATGAACGAGGTCTACGGCTGGGAGATGCCCAACGTCGAGGGCGACGCCTATTTCGACCTGACCGTCGACCACCTGTTCGGTAGCATCTGGACGCGGCCGGGCTTGTCGATGCGCGACAAGCGCATCATGACGCTGACGGCGGTGACCGCGATCGGCAACCGCGATCTGGCCGAGATCCAGATCAACGCCGCGCTGCTCAACGGCGAGCTCACCGAGACCGAGCTCAAGGAGATGGCCGTCTTCCTCACCCATTACCTCGGTTTCCCGCTGGGCTCGGCGCTCAACGGCGCGGTCGACGCCGTGGTGGCCAAGCGCAGGAAGGCCGCGGCCAAGGGCGCCGGCGAGGACAAGAAGGCCAACGTGGACGCCGCGTTGAAGATGCACTCGGGCGGTGAGCGGGGCTGA
- the purD gene encoding phosphoribosylamine--glycine ligase → MRVLVIGSGAREHALLLALRKDPQVTGLAIAPGNAGTARLAEQHDVDITSAPDVVALARAVRADLVVIGPEVPLVLGVADALRAAGIVCFGPGKDAARIEGSKAFAKEVMAAAGVRTAASEIVDTPAHLDAALDRFGPPAGEAAWVVKDDRLAAGKGVVVTADREVARAHAAALLEAGHPVLLESFLDGPEVSLFCIVDGETVVPLLPAQDFKRVGDADSGPNTGGMGAYAPVPWLPDRVYRDIVHRIVEPVAAEMVARGCPFSGLLYAGLAITSNGPAVVEFNCRFGDPETQAVLALLESPLGQLLYAAGSGTLADFGELRWHNGAAVTVVLAAENYPGRPRVGDVITGSEAEGVLHAGTARREDGEIVSSGGRVLSVVGTGPDLAAARAKAYQILGSIRLPGSHFRTDIAQSAADGKIRV, encoded by the coding sequence GTGCGCGTCCTGGTGATCGGCTCCGGTGCCCGTGAGCATGCGCTGCTGCTGGCGCTGCGCAAAGACCCGCAAGTCACCGGGCTGGCCATCGCCCCCGGCAACGCCGGCACCGCCCGGCTGGCCGAGCAGCACGACGTCGACATCACCTCGGCGCCCGACGTCGTGGCCCTGGCCCGCGCGGTGCGCGCCGACCTGGTGGTCATCGGCCCCGAGGTGCCGCTGGTCCTCGGAGTAGCCGACGCGCTGCGGGCGGCCGGCATCGTGTGCTTCGGACCGGGCAAGGACGCCGCCCGCATCGAAGGCTCCAAGGCGTTCGCCAAAGAGGTGATGGCCGCGGCCGGGGTCCGCACCGCGGCCAGTGAAATCGTCGATACCCCTGCGCATTTGGACGCCGCGCTGGACCGGTTCGGCCCGCCGGCGGGCGAGGCGGCCTGGGTGGTGAAGGACGACCGGCTGGCCGCGGGCAAGGGCGTGGTGGTGACAGCCGACCGCGAGGTGGCGCGCGCCCACGCCGCCGCGCTGCTGGAGGCCGGCCACCCGGTGCTGCTGGAGTCGTTTCTGGACGGCCCGGAGGTGTCGCTGTTCTGCATCGTCGACGGCGAGACCGTGGTGCCGCTGCTGCCGGCGCAGGATTTCAAGCGGGTCGGCGACGCCGACAGCGGACCCAACACCGGCGGGATGGGCGCCTACGCCCCCGTGCCGTGGCTGCCCGATCGGGTGTATCGCGACATCGTGCACCGCATCGTCGAACCCGTTGCGGCGGAGATGGTTGCGCGTGGCTGCCCGTTCAGCGGATTGCTGTACGCCGGGCTGGCGATCACCTCCAACGGACCGGCCGTGGTCGAATTCAATTGCCGCTTCGGCGATCCCGAGACCCAGGCGGTGCTGGCGCTGCTGGAGTCGCCGCTCGGGCAGCTGCTGTACGCGGCGGGCAGCGGCACCCTGGCGGACTTCGGTGAACTGCGCTGGCACAACGGTGCGGCGGTGACCGTGGTGCTGGCGGCGGAGAACTATCCCGGACGGCCCCGGGTGGGCGACGTCATCACCGGCTCGGAAGCCGAGGGCGTGCTGCACGCGGGAACCGCGCGGCGCGAGGACGGCGAGATCGTCTCCTCGGGGGGCCGGGTGCTGTCGGTGGTGGGGACGGGCCCCGACCTGGCGGCCGCGCGGGCCAAGGCATACCAGATCCTCGGATCGATTCGGTTGCCGGGCAGCCATTTTCGCACCGACATCGCACAGTCGGCGGCCGACGGCAAGATCCGGGTCTAA
- a CDS encoding alpha/beta hydrolase-fold protein codes for MMTRMPDLSRRAVLRLGAGAAVGAVGAYGLDILLQPRASQAMPAAGTGTPLAPPPPAPGPPRDPAPPAAAAPTMVTGSFVSAARGGVNTNWAIARPPGQTKPLRPVIALHGKGSDAATVMAGGVEQGLAQAVNAGLPPFAVVAVDGGGSYWHKRSSGEDSGAMVLDELIPLLGNQGLDTSRVAFLGWSMGGYGALLLGGRLGPARTAAICAVSPALWLSSGAAAPGAFDGPDDFAANSVFGMPALGSIPIRVDCGDNDPFYAATKQFIAQLPNPPAGGFSPGGHNPEFWSSQLPAELSWMAPLLTA; via the coding sequence ATGATGACCCGCATGCCCGACTTGAGCCGACGCGCCGTGCTCCGTCTCGGCGCCGGTGCCGCCGTGGGCGCGGTGGGCGCCTACGGGCTCGACATCCTGTTACAACCCCGGGCATCTCAGGCCATGCCGGCGGCCGGCACCGGGACGCCACTGGCGCCCCCACCGCCCGCCCCGGGTCCGCCCCGCGATCCGGCTCCGCCGGCGGCGGCCGCCCCCACCATGGTCACCGGCTCGTTCGTGTCGGCCGCGCGCGGCGGGGTCAACACCAACTGGGCCATCGCGCGTCCGCCGGGTCAGACCAAACCGCTGCGGCCCGTGATCGCGCTGCACGGCAAGGGCAGTGACGCCGCGACCGTGATGGCCGGCGGCGTCGAGCAGGGTCTGGCCCAGGCCGTCAATGCCGGGCTGCCGCCGTTCGCGGTGGTCGCCGTCGACGGCGGCGGCAGCTACTGGCACAAGCGGTCTTCCGGCGAGGACAGCGGCGCGATGGTGCTCGACGAGCTCATCCCGCTGCTGGGCAACCAGGGCTTGGACACCTCGCGGGTGGCGTTCCTGGGTTGGTCGATGGGAGGTTACGGCGCGCTGCTGCTCGGCGGCCGGCTGGGGCCGGCGCGGACGGCGGCGATCTGCGCGGTGAGCCCGGCGCTGTGGCTATCCTCGGGTGCGGCCGCGCCGGGGGCCTTCGACGGACCCGACGACTTCGCGGCCAACTCGGTGTTCGGGATGCCCGCGCTGGGATCGATCCCGATCCGGGTGGATTGCGGCGACAACGACCCGTTTTACGCTGCGACAAAGCAATTCATTGCACAGCTGCCCAATCCGCCCGCCGGCGGGTTCTCGCCCGGCGGCCATAACCCGGAATTCTGGAGTTCGCAGTTGCCGGCCGAGCTGAGCTGGATGGCCCCGCTGCTGACGGCCTGA
- a CDS encoding IS110-like element IS901 family transposase, which yields MAEPDRVWVGIDVGKSTHHACAIDDTGKVVWSKKIPNEQAAIEDLIAQGGRIANHVVWAIDLTSPPAALLIAVLLSAKAEVVYVPGRTVNTMSHAFRGEGKTDAKDARVIAETARHRRDLSPVVPGEDLVAELRSLTAYRSDLMADWVRGVNRLRSMLTAIFPALEAAFDYSTRAPLILVSAMCTPGEIRSAKRAGVIKHLRKNRAWPNNIDTIADKALAAAAGQIITLPGEAGTAALIKQLAARLLDLDRQIKDIDKQITNKFREHPSAAIIESMPGMGPHLGAEFLVITGGNMAAFTNPGRLASFAGLVPVPRDSGRITGNLHRPKRYNRRLRRVFYLAALSSLKIEGPSRAFYDRKRSENHIHTQALLALARRHVDVLWALLRDNRTWQPQQPTVAAA from the coding sequence ATGGCCGAACCCGACCGAGTGTGGGTGGGTATCGACGTCGGTAAGTCCACTCATCATGCGTGCGCGATCGATGACACCGGAAAGGTGGTGTGGTCGAAGAAAATCCCGAACGAACAGGCCGCGATCGAAGACCTGATCGCCCAGGGCGGCCGGATTGCTAACCACGTGGTGTGGGCGATCGATTTGACCTCGCCGCCGGCGGCGCTGCTGATCGCCGTACTGCTGAGCGCGAAAGCCGAGGTGGTGTATGTGCCGGGCCGCACGGTTAACACGATGAGTCATGCGTTCCGCGGCGAAGGCAAGACCGACGCCAAAGACGCGCGGGTAATCGCCGAAACCGCTCGGCACCGACGAGATCTGTCCCCGGTCGTACCCGGCGAAGACCTGGTTGCCGAATTGCGGTCGCTGACCGCATACCGGTCGGATCTGATGGCTGACTGGGTGCGAGGCGTGAACCGGCTGCGCTCGATGCTCACCGCCATCTTCCCTGCTCTGGAAGCTGCGTTCGACTACTCCACCCGCGCGCCGTTGATCCTGGTATCCGCTATGTGCACTCCGGGCGAAATCCGGTCGGCAAAAAGAGCTGGCGTGATCAAGCACCTTCGGAAAAACCGGGCATGGCCCAACAACATCGACACGATCGCCGACAAGGCGCTCGCCGCGGCAGCAGGCCAGATAATCACCCTTCCCGGCGAAGCCGGAACCGCCGCGCTCATCAAGCAACTCGCAGCACGGCTGCTGGACTTGGATCGGCAGATCAAGGACATCGATAAGCAAATCACCAACAAATTTCGTGAGCATCCCAGCGCCGCCATCATCGAGTCGATGCCCGGCATGGGGCCACACCTGGGCGCTGAGTTCCTCGTAATCACCGGCGGCAACATGGCCGCCTTCACCAACCCCGGCCGACTGGCATCGTTCGCCGGATTGGTACCCGTCCCACGCGATTCCGGCCGTATCACCGGCAATCTGCATCGGCCCAAGCGCTACAACCGGCGCCTGCGCCGCGTGTTCTACCTCGCCGCCCTGTCCAGCCTCAAGATCGAAGGTCCCTCGCGGGCTTTCTACGACCGCAAACGATCCGAGAACCATATCCACACCCAGGCCCTGCTTGCCCTGGCACGCCGCCACGTCGACGTCCTGTGGGCACTGCTGCGCGACAACAGAACCTGGCAACCCCAGCAACCAACCGTGGCAGCTGCCTGA
- a CDS encoding chemotaxis protein CheB, which produces MVIAAADGDLQSDLRGAVAIGASAGGVEALSNLAAGLSPDVPFAYLMVLHVPAGAPSILARIIDRSGPLPASAAQDGAPLQPGHIYVGVPDRHLLVDGAHVLLSQGPTENGHRPAINALFRSVALTFGPRAIGVLLSGVLDDGVLGMAAIRSRGGVTVCQSPDDALFPAMPANALDAGVVDRQAAAADIGVVLKELAHREIEDPDMQRDPGMELENRIAMMSRFATDFDTEKLGPPSGYTCPDCNGSLVSLSEGNYRCRVGHAWTAEALLSARDNELEGALWVAVRSLQEKARLARDMAGKAGAGLLSRRYTQIAEESERALHVLSHRLAGAAEGETR; this is translated from the coding sequence GTGGTGATTGCGGCGGCAGACGGCGACCTTCAGAGCGACCTTCGTGGCGCGGTAGCGATCGGTGCGTCGGCCGGCGGCGTCGAGGCGCTGTCGAACCTCGCCGCCGGGTTGTCGCCGGACGTGCCGTTCGCGTATCTGATGGTGCTGCACGTGCCCGCGGGAGCGCCCAGCATCCTGGCCCGCATCATCGACCGCAGCGGTCCGCTGCCCGCCTCCGCCGCGCAGGACGGCGCGCCGCTGCAACCCGGGCACATCTACGTCGGCGTCCCGGACCGGCATCTGCTGGTCGACGGCGCGCACGTGCTGCTGTCGCAGGGGCCGACCGAGAACGGCCACCGGCCCGCCATCAACGCGTTGTTCCGGTCGGTGGCGCTGACGTTCGGGCCGCGCGCGATCGGCGTGCTGCTCTCCGGTGTGCTCGACGACGGCGTGCTGGGGATGGCGGCCATCCGCTCCCGCGGCGGGGTCACCGTCTGCCAATCACCCGACGACGCACTGTTCCCGGCGATGCCGGCCAACGCCCTGGACGCCGGTGTGGTGGACCGGCAGGCCGCCGCGGCCGACATCGGCGTGGTGCTCAAGGAGCTGGCGCACCGAGAGATAGAGGATCCCGACATGCAACGCGACCCCGGGATGGAGCTGGAGAACCGCATCGCCATGATGTCGCGGTTCGCCACCGACTTCGACACCGAAAAGCTGGGCCCGCCGTCCGGCTACACCTGTCCCGACTGCAACGGCTCGCTGGTCTCGCTCAGCGAGGGCAACTACCGCTGCCGGGTCGGTCATGCCTGGACGGCCGAGGCCCTGCTGAGCGCGCGGGACAACGAGCTCGAGGGCGCCCTGTGGGTGGCGGTGCGCAGCCTGCAGGAGAAGGCCCGGCTGGCCCGTGACATGGCCGGCAAGGCCGGGGCGGGCCTGCTCTCGCGGCGCTACACCCAGATCGCCGAGGAAAGCGAACGCGCGCTGCACGTGCTCAGCCACCGGCTGGCCGGCGCCGCCGAGGGTGAAACCCGGTGA
- a CDS encoding STAS domain-containing protein, with translation MNEQRSAVQIASEQDRDVPVLTVDGVLDSSTYRTVRDTVIKAAIDEPRAVVVDVDRVRAPSASAWTVFTSARWHVSIWPDVPILLVCAHPQTRREITTAGVTRYVPVHPTRELAVRAVHGRTLQVRRRARTELPRSDTSLHLARAVLTDWLTQWDIREVIPVAATVATVFVENVLDHTESAPVLIVESHRDTVTVAVEDNSFALPGRHEDADRGADIVSGLAIVSALCRVWGATPTSSGKTVWGSVGREDRI, from the coding sequence GTGAACGAGCAGCGGTCCGCGGTGCAGATCGCGTCCGAACAGGACCGGGACGTGCCGGTCCTGACGGTCGACGGCGTGCTCGACAGTTCGACCTACCGCACCGTGCGCGACACCGTCATCAAGGCCGCGATCGACGAACCCCGCGCCGTCGTCGTCGACGTCGACCGGGTGCGCGCCCCGTCCGCCTCCGCCTGGACGGTGTTCACCAGCGCGCGCTGGCACGTCAGCATTTGGCCCGACGTCCCGATCCTGCTGGTGTGCGCGCACCCGCAGACGCGGCGCGAGATCACCACCGCCGGCGTGACCCGCTACGTGCCGGTGCATCCCACCCGCGAGCTGGCCGTGCGGGCCGTGCACGGCCGGACCCTGCAGGTGCGGCGGCGGGCCCGCACCGAACTGCCGCGCTCCGACACCAGCCTGCACCTGGCCCGCGCCGTGCTCACCGATTGGCTCACCCAGTGGGACATCCGGGAGGTCATCCCCGTCGCGGCGACGGTGGCGACCGTGTTCGTCGAAAACGTCCTCGACCACACCGAGAGCGCGCCGGTGCTGATCGTCGAGAGCCATCGCGACACCGTCACGGTCGCGGTCGAGGACAACAGCTTTGCGCTGCCCGGCCGGCACGAGGACGCCGACCGCGGCGCCGACATCGTCTCCGGGCTGGCCATCGTGTCGGCGCTGTGCCGGGTGTGGGGAGCCACCCCCACGTCGTCCGGCAAGACCGTGTGGGGATCGGTCGGCAGGGAAGACCGGATCTGA
- a CDS encoding CheR family methyltransferase: MNSTTDEADEAFEALLRYMRDSRGFDFTGYKRTSLMRRVRHRMDQAGYTAFDEYLDFLQASSDEFTALFNTILINVTSFFRDPDAWEFVAAEVIPRLLAERGPNDPIRVWSAGCASGQEAYTLAMLLAEALGFDAFRQRVKIYATDVDEDALTEARGASYDARAVESVPADLLARYFEQVNGRYVFHKDLRRAVIFGRNDLVKDAPISRVDLLVCRNTLMYLNAETQRNVLGRLHFALAPQGTLFLGHAEMLLSHGDRFTPLSLKHRIFRKAVGSHSGLDHYDPAGAFYERHADLPGLATVRDLAFRASPVAQIVVTGEDTVAMINQQAETVFGLSARDIGRLLRDLEVSYRPVELRAYLEQAKVERRSARIQDVKWQRPGAETVWFEIHVNPLVDAENGLLGVSIVFFDVTATRALLDKVVQTNRQLEAAYEELETTNEELQSTNEELETMNEELQSTNDELHTINDMLRERSLELDDAKSFLDSLVDSVRMGMVVVDREMKVVLWNRGCEELWGLRADETTGTMLTALDIGLPLDAVRPLIGNAFVDPDGSGEVVVDAVNRRGRPARVRVTCTSFRGNEGTVGGALLLMDVVG, encoded by the coding sequence ATGAATTCCACGACTGACGAGGCCGACGAGGCATTCGAGGCCTTGTTGCGGTACATGCGGGATTCGCGCGGCTTCGACTTCACCGGCTACAAGCGCACCTCGCTGATGCGCCGCGTCCGGCACCGGATGGACCAGGCGGGCTACACCGCCTTCGACGAGTACCTGGACTTCCTGCAGGCCAGCTCCGACGAGTTCACCGCGCTGTTCAACACCATCCTGATCAACGTCACCTCGTTCTTCCGCGACCCGGACGCCTGGGAGTTCGTCGCCGCCGAAGTCATTCCGCGGCTGCTGGCCGAACGCGGGCCCAACGATCCGATCCGGGTGTGGAGTGCGGGGTGCGCCTCGGGCCAGGAGGCCTACACGCTGGCGATGCTGCTGGCCGAGGCGCTGGGCTTCGACGCGTTCCGGCAGCGGGTGAAGATCTATGCCACCGACGTCGACGAGGACGCGCTGACCGAGGCGCGCGGCGCCTCCTACGACGCCCGGGCGGTCGAGTCGGTGCCGGCGGATCTGCTGGCCCGCTACTTCGAACAGGTCAACGGCCGCTACGTTTTTCACAAGGATCTGCGCCGGGCGGTGATCTTCGGCCGCAACGACCTGGTCAAGGATGCGCCGATCTCCCGGGTGGACCTGCTGGTGTGCCGCAACACGCTGATGTATCTGAACGCCGAGACCCAGCGAAATGTGTTGGGGCGCTTGCATTTTGCGCTTGCCCCGCAGGGCACGCTGTTTCTGGGGCACGCCGAGATGCTGCTCAGCCACGGTGACCGGTTCACCCCGCTGAGCCTCAAGCACCGGATCTTCCGCAAGGCGGTCGGCAGCCACAGCGGCCTGGACCACTACGACCCGGCGGGCGCGTTCTACGAACGCCACGCTGACCTGCCGGGGCTGGCGACGGTGCGCGATCTGGCGTTCCGGGCCAGCCCGGTGGCCCAGATCGTGGTGACCGGCGAGGACACCGTCGCGATGATCAACCAGCAGGCCGAGACGGTCTTCGGGCTCTCGGCGCGCGACATCGGCCGGCTGCTGCGCGATCTCGAGGTGTCCTACCGTCCCGTCGAGCTGCGCGCCTACCTGGAGCAGGCGAAGGTGGAGCGGCGCTCGGCGCGCATCCAGGACGTCAAATGGCAGCGGCCCGGCGCCGAGACGGTGTGGTTCGAGATCCACGTCAACCCGCTCGTCGACGCCGAGAACGGCCTGCTCGGCGTGTCCATCGTGTTCTTCGACGTGACCGCGACGCGCGCGCTGCTGGACAAGGTGGTGCAGACCAACCGCCAGCTGGAGGCGGCCTACGAGGAGCTCGAGACCACCAACGAGGAGCTGCAGTCCACCAACGAAGAACTCGAGACGATGAACGAGGAGCTGCAGTCCACCAACGACGAACTGCACACCATCAACGACATGCTGCGCGAACGCAGCCTGGAACTCGACGACGCGAAGAGCTTCCTGGATTCGTTGGTCGACTCGGTGCGGATGGGCATGGTGGTGGTGGACCGCGAGATGAAGGTGGTCCTGTGGAACCGGGGCTGCGAAGAGCTGTGGGGGCTGCGGGCCGACGAGACGACGGGCACCATGCTGACCGCGCTGGACATCGGGCTGCCGCTGGACGCGGTGCGTCCGCTGATCGGCAACGCGTTCGTCGACCCGGACGGCTCCGGTGAGGTCGTGGTGGATGCGGTCAACCGGCGCGGCCGCCCGGCCCGGGTGCGGGTCACCTGCACGTCGTTTCGCGGCAACGAGGGAACCGTCGGCGGGGCGCTGCTGCTGATGGACGTGGTGGGCTAG
- a CDS encoding chemotaxis protein CheB translates to MRRRVETERVTTEADRPGVELVALVASAGGLEALTTVLRDLPRDFPAAVVVQQHLAGHDSLLATILTRQSGRPVGWAANGRAVTPGEVVICPPGKALELTPQGRWRLHGAQQHGARGADVLLTSIAGSYGPRGVAVVLSGSGRDGAAGTVAMRRAGGVVIAESPATALYPSMPIAAAQAGADLVLGIGEIAPVLADLVHGLPLPRRSPPADAPDEAYLNGGVDPDGIFARLAARFGANTPAARAELARLRAAELRRRRQELSAGVGATRETVATARRRAEESRRRALLAHRAADEAWARSEQEHRDRDG, encoded by the coding sequence ATGCGCCGACGGGTGGAGACTGAACGGGTGACGACTGAGGCGGATCGGCCCGGAGTCGAGCTGGTGGCGCTGGTGGCGTCGGCGGGCGGCTTGGAGGCGCTGACCACCGTGCTGCGGGATCTGCCGCGCGATTTTCCCGCCGCCGTCGTCGTCCAGCAGCACCTGGCCGGTCATGACAGCCTGCTGGCCACCATCCTGACCCGGCAATCGGGGCGGCCGGTCGGCTGGGCGGCCAACGGGCGAGCCGTCACGCCCGGGGAGGTGGTCATCTGTCCGCCGGGCAAGGCGCTGGAGCTGACGCCGCAGGGCCGCTGGCGGCTGCACGGCGCACAGCAGCACGGGGCGCGGGGCGCCGACGTGTTGTTGACCTCGATCGCCGGCTCCTACGGACCGCGAGGCGTCGCCGTCGTGCTGTCGGGGTCCGGGCGCGACGGCGCGGCGGGCACCGTCGCGATGCGCCGGGCCGGCGGCGTGGTGATCGCCGAGAGCCCGGCCACCGCCCTGTACCCGTCGATGCCGATCGCGGCCGCGCAGGCCGGTGCCGATCTGGTGCTCGGGATCGGCGAGATCGCCCCCGTGCTGGCCGACCTGGTCCACGGGTTGCCGCTGCCGCGACGATCGCCGCCGGCAGACGCGCCGGACGAGGCCTACCTGAATGGCGGCGTCGACCCGGACGGCATCTTCGCCCGGCTGGCGGCCCGGTTCGGCGCCAACACCCCGGCAGCGCGCGCCGAACTCGCCCGGCTGCGCGCGGCCGAACTGCGCCGCCGCCGCCAGGAGCTGTCCGCCGGGGTCGGCGCCACCCGGGAGACGGTGGCCACGGCGCGGCGCCGGGCCGAGGAGTCGCGCCGGCGCGCCCTGCTGGCCCACCGGGCCGCCGACGAGGCGTGGGCGCGCTCCGAACAGGAGCACCGCGACCGGGACGGCTAG